Proteins from a single region of Ischnura elegans chromosome 2, ioIscEleg1.1, whole genome shotgun sequence:
- the LOC124153525 gene encoding EF-hand calcium-binding domain-containing protein 1-like, which produces MDPFDEARVKNRYSRLLNKLKKTSKFTFRELETLALLYSQMKDGASFDRGKFKVFVHNSLDMTDSSMNDRIYENLDRDEANWISINAFIRGMGIYLRGSQQEQADFCFSTYDIFKAKKLTRGTMYNLLRLCITRAPSDEDADEGAKDLVELLFKFCDQDNDGSINLAEFRKGVSKEPLLMETLGQCLPDRYARDTFSTALAETPPSFY; this is translated from the exons ATGGATCCTTTCGACGAGGCTCGCGTGAAGAACAGATACTCTAGGCtgttaaataaactgaaaaagaCGAGCAAATTTACCTTTAGGGAATTGGAAACATTAGCACTACTTTATTCTCAG ATGAAAGACGGTGCTAGTTTCGATAGAGGGAAGTTCAAGGTCTTCGTTCACAACTCCCTGGATATGACTGATTCCAGTATGAATGACAGAATTTATGAAAACTTAGACAGAGATGAAGCCAATTGGATATCCATCAATGCCTTTATCCGAGGAATGGGCATCTACCTCCGAGGATCTCAACAGGAACAAGCAGACTTTTGCTTCTCG ACCTACGACATCTTTAAAGCGAAAAAACTCACCCGGGGAACCATGTACAATCTACTTCGTCTGTGCATCACTCGTGCCCCGTCAGATGAGGACGCGGACGAAGGGGCCAAGGACCTCGTCGAGTTGCTGTTCAAATTTTGCGACCAAGACAACGACGGCTCCATCAACCTTGCCGAATTTCGCAAGGGCGTCAGCAAAGAGCCACTGCTGATGGAGACTCTGGGCCAATGCTTACCGGACCGCTACGCCAGGGACACCTTCTCGACCGCCCTCGCAGAAACGCCTCCCTCCTTCTATTAA